In a genomic window of Mucilaginibacter sp. KACC 22063:
- a CDS encoding aspartate-semialdehyde dehydrogenase → MKVAVVGATGLVGTKMLQVLSERNFPVTELIPVASEKSVGKEVTYKGKQYKIVSVEDAIKQKPDIAIFSAGGSTSLEQAPKFAEVGTTVIDNSSAWRMDPTKKLVVPEVNANVLTPEDKIIANPNCSTIQMVVALKPLHDRYKIKRVVVSTYQSVTGTGVKAVDQLFNERKGIEGPKAYPYQIDLNVLPQIDVFTENGYTKEEMKMVKETNKIMGDDNIRVTATTVRIPVMGGHSESVNIEFEQDFDLAELRDILSKAPGVVVVDDVANLKYPMPLDAHDKDEVFVGRLRRDESQPNTLNAWIVSDNLRKGAATNAVQIAEYLVANHLVGQTVEA, encoded by the coding sequence ATGAAAGTCGCAGTTGTAGGTGCTACAGGATTAGTAGGCACCAAAATGTTGCAGGTTCTATCAGAACGCAACTTCCCAGTTACAGAATTGATTCCGGTTGCTTCAGAAAAAAGTGTAGGTAAAGAAGTTACTTATAAGGGTAAGCAATATAAGATTGTTTCTGTTGAGGACGCGATTAAGCAAAAGCCTGATATTGCTATTTTCTCTGCCGGCGGAAGCACTTCTTTAGAGCAGGCCCCTAAATTTGCTGAGGTAGGTACAACCGTTATTGATAATTCATCGGCATGGCGTATGGACCCAACTAAAAAGCTGGTTGTGCCCGAAGTGAATGCGAATGTATTAACTCCAGAGGATAAAATTATTGCCAATCCTAACTGTTCTACTATACAAATGGTGGTTGCTTTAAAACCACTGCATGATCGTTATAAAATCAAACGTGTGGTAGTATCAACTTACCAGTCGGTAACTGGTACTGGTGTAAAAGCGGTTGACCAGTTATTTAACGAACGTAAAGGCATTGAAGGGCCTAAAGCATATCCATATCAAATTGACTTGAACGTATTGCCACAAATCGACGTATTTACCGAGAACGGCTATACTAAAGAAGAGATGAAGATGGTGAAGGAAACCAACAAAATTATGGGTGACGACAACATCCGTGTTACGGCTACTACGGTACGTATCCCGGTAATGGGCGGCCATTCAGAATCAGTAAATATTGAGTTTGAGCAGGATTTTGACCTTGCGGAACTACGTGATATTTTAAGCAAAGCTCCGGGAGTGGTTGTGGTTGACGATGTTGCTAATTTAAAATATCCGATGCCGCTTGATGCACACGATAAAGACGAAGTTTTTGTTGGACGGCTTCGCCGCGATGAAAGCCAGCCTAATACTTTAAACGCATGGATCGTATCTGATAACCTGCGTAAAGGTGCGGCTACTAATGCTGTGCAAATTGCAGAATACCTGGTGGCTAACCACTTGGTTGGGCAGACTGTAGAAGCGTAG
- a CDS encoding NAD-dependent epimerase/dehydratase family protein: MGKNILVIGANGQIGTELVMALRDIHGAEQVIASDINNATEAIRDSGPFEIVNVLDPANLRQVFEKYQPDQVYLLAAILSAVGEQKPKLAWDLNMNGLISVLDLAVEFKTSKVFWPSSIAVFGPHSPQQNTPQYCVMDPNTVYGFSKLAGERWCEYYHAKHGLDVRSIRYPGLISWKAAPGGGTTDYAVHIFHEALKHKTYTSFLSAQTALPMMYMDDAIRATLSLMDAPAENITIRSSYNLGGISFTPEQLAAEIKKHIPEFTINYSDNDPRQAIADSWPKSIDDSYAQKDWNWQLEYNLEKMVDAMLNNLAVLK; encoded by the coding sequence ATGGGCAAAAATATTTTAGTGATAGGCGCTAACGGCCAGATCGGTACTGAACTGGTTATGGCATTAAGGGATATTCACGGAGCAGAACAAGTTATTGCTTCGGATATTAATAACGCAACAGAAGCCATCAGGGATTCAGGTCCGTTCGAGATAGTGAACGTACTTGACCCGGCAAACCTGCGCCAGGTCTTCGAAAAATATCAGCCCGACCAGGTTTACCTTTTAGCTGCCATCCTATCGGCAGTAGGCGAGCAAAAACCAAAACTTGCCTGGGACCTGAACATGAACGGACTTATTTCCGTACTCGACCTCGCAGTTGAATTTAAAACAAGCAAAGTTTTCTGGCCAAGCTCTATTGCTGTGTTCGGCCCGCACTCGCCGCAGCAAAATACGCCTCAGTATTGTGTAATGGACCCTAACACGGTTTATGGTTTTAGTAAACTGGCAGGCGAACGCTGGTGCGAATATTATCATGCAAAACACGGCCTTGATGTGCGCAGCATACGTTACCCGGGGCTGATCAGCTGGAAAGCTGCACCCGGCGGTGGTACTACCGACTATGCGGTACATATATTCCACGAGGCTTTGAAGCATAAAACCTACACGAGTTTCTTATCGGCACAAACCGCATTGCCAATGATGTATATGGATGATGCTATACGTGCAACCCTTAGCCTGATGGATGCTCCTGCCGAAAATATTACCATCCGCTCCAGCTATAACCTGGGTGGTATCAGTTTCACTCCTGAACAACTGGCGGCAGAAATAAAAAAACATATCCCTGAATTTACGATTAACTACAGCGATAACGACCCGCGGCAGGCCATTGCCGATAGCTGGCCTAAATCAATAGATGACAGCTACGCTCAAAAAGACTGGAATTGGCAGCTGGAATACAATCTTGAAAAAATGGTTGATGCCATGCTGAACAATTTAGCCGTTCTGAAGTAG
- a CDS encoding LysR substrate-binding domain-containing protein produces the protein MISFSHRVFLEVAANLSFSKAAQVLFVTQPAISKHVKAMEDQYKLPLFERKGNSIILTDAGKKLYEYLLQATEIERKIEYDLSVLSNLSHASGSLRLGASTTIALYILPRILSGFQQKYQHVDVQLVNRNSEYVLNALLTHEVDLGIIEVDNKLTTVSYYPFMSDEVIPVCSSNSPLAGKQLTLKQLQKTPLALRERGSGTLNALLKALAGHHIMPADLSIKIRLGGTEALKNFLLADQCLGFMPRPSITRQLAEGDLVEVPVEGLKITRDFYFIRRKGTEDYGLTSNFIDYALDYQKASKI, from the coding sequence ATGATCTCCTTCAGTCACCGTGTATTTCTGGAAGTAGCTGCCAACCTGAGCTTTTCAAAAGCAGCGCAAGTGCTTTTTGTTACGCAGCCTGCTATCAGCAAGCATGTCAAGGCTATGGAAGATCAGTATAAATTGCCGCTGTTTGAACGTAAGGGCAACAGCATTATACTTACCGATGCCGGGAAAAAGTTATACGAATATCTGTTACAGGCAACGGAGATCGAACGTAAAATAGAATACGATCTGTCTGTATTAAGCAACCTTTCTCATGCTTCGGGCAGTTTGCGTTTAGGGGCCAGTACCACCATCGCCTTGTATATATTGCCACGCATATTGTCAGGATTTCAGCAAAAGTACCAGCATGTAGATGTGCAACTGGTTAACCGCAATTCGGAGTATGTGCTAAATGCATTGCTTACGCACGAGGTTGATTTGGGTATCATAGAGGTTGATAACAAGCTGACTACAGTTTCTTATTATCCTTTTATGAGTGATGAGGTAATACCGGTATGTTCGTCTAACAGTCCGCTGGCTGGTAAACAGCTTACATTGAAGCAACTGCAAAAAACGCCATTAGCGCTACGCGAGCGCGGCTCCGGAACGCTTAACGCTTTACTGAAAGCATTGGCTGGCCATCATATTATGCCTGCCGATCTATCTATCAAAATACGCTTAGGTGGTACAGAGGCATTAAAGAACTTTCTGTTAGCCGACCAATGCCTGGGCTTTATGCCAAGGCCTTCTATCACCCGGCAGCTTGCAGAAGGTGATTTGGTTGAGGTGCCTGTAGAAGGCCTAAAAATTACCCGCGATTTCTATTTCATTCGCCGCAAAGGCACAGAAGATTACGGCCTTACCAGCAATTTTATTGACTATGCGCTGGATTATCAAAAAGCTTCAAAAATCTAA
- a CDS encoding type 1 glutamine amidotransferase domain-containing protein, whose protein sequence is MARLENKKVAILTEEGFEQVELTEPKKALEEAGATVHVISPKTGSIKAWDKDHWGIEITVDKQLSDVNPDDYDALMLPGGVLNPDKLRQDKEAVSFVATFLEEGKPVAAICHGPQMLIETGLIKGRTLTSFPSLHTDLVNAGANWVDQEVVTDNGLVTSRKPDDIPAFNQKMIEEIAEGVHAE, encoded by the coding sequence ATGGCACGTTTAGAGAACAAGAAAGTAGCAATACTTACCGAAGAAGGATTTGAGCAGGTTGAATTAACCGAGCCAAAAAAAGCGCTGGAAGAAGCTGGTGCAACAGTACATGTTATTTCGCCTAAAACAGGCAGCATTAAAGCATGGGATAAAGATCACTGGGGCATTGAGATCACCGTTGATAAACAACTAAGCGATGTTAACCCTGATGATTATGATGCATTGATGTTACCGGGCGGTGTATTAAACCCTGATAAATTGCGCCAGGATAAAGAAGCAGTATCATTTGTAGCCACATTTTTAGAAGAAGGCAAACCGGTGGCGGCTATTTGCCACGGCCCGCAAATGCTGATTGAAACAGGTTTGATCAAAGGCCGCACTTTAACATCTTTCCCATCATTACATACCGATCTGGTAAACGCAGGTGCAAACTGGGTTGATCAGGAAGTGGTTACAGATAATGGTTTGGTAACAAGCCGCAAACCGGATGATATCCCTGCCTTTAATCAGAAAATGATTGAAGAAATTGCAGAGGGTGTGCATGCTGAGTAA